TCAACACTCTCTTTTAACTATCAAAATATTGTGATGATAAACTAGTAATATATCTCCTAACTACGTAGTATCAATGCCTAAATAAATATCTTTTATATATTATGTAAACTTTTCAGCTTATTCCTAATTATGAAACTGATCAGTGAATATCAGTAATAAATTTCATTGGTATATATTATGTATGTATCTTTTTAAGAATATAAGAAAGGAGATCGATAATGCAAACACAATGGATCATCTATAATAGTGCTTTAGGGATTCGTGACTTTGTAACTATTGGTCATGTTGAATCTTCTCACAATGGTCACCAAGCTTGGCTTGAAGAACCCTATGAGATGGTAGGTCCTTTTGATCTAGAAGAACTTGAAAGAAGCGGTGAAATCAATTTTGCCGCATGTCAGGTAATCTCTATGCAAATATGGCATGAAAAACGACAAAAGTTTTTAGAAGCAGCTTTGAAAAAACAGCAAGAGCTCTATGAAGAGATCAATATATACAATCGCAGTAGACAAAGAAGTTTTGGTAGTTTTGAAAAAAGAGATGAAAAAGAGATGAGAATACTGTTGGAACTTCCTTTAACAGGAAAACTTGAGACGTCACAAATCAAATCTGCATATCGTCGTCTTGCAAAACAGAAACATCCTGATCACGGTGGTAGTCATCAAGAGTTTATCCATCTTACAAACGCTCGTGACCTCTTACTCAAATGGAATCTAGTTTAAGATATAATATTTAACACTAACTTATTAAATAAGGTCAGGATACGTCATGAAAAAAGAGTATAAAGAGAGTTCTATAGGGAAATTTTTAAGCACTGTTATCATAGTTCCTCTAGTGGGCGGTTTACTACTATGGACATGGATCGGAGCTATTGTAGTCTCCGTAGGTTATTTACATTCAAAAATTATGCAGTATCAATTTTCAGCTTTCATTTATAAAGAAATTTATGAGCTTGTTACCTTCTACACCGATAATCCGAGATTTATAACAATAGTACTTACATTAACTGTTTTAACGCTGC
This sequence is a window from Sulfurimonas sp. C5. Protein-coding genes within it:
- a CDS encoding J domain-containing protein translates to MQTQWIIYNSALGIRDFVTIGHVESSHNGHQAWLEEPYEMVGPFDLEELERSGEINFAACQVISMQIWHEKRQKFLEAALKKQQELYEEINIYNRSRQRSFGSFEKRDEKEMRILLELPLTGKLETSQIKSAYRRLAKQKHPDHGGSHQEFIHLTNARDLLLKWNLV